The DNA window AACCCGATCGCGCCTCCGGTCAACATGACGATCGTCGACGACGGCAACGGTGAGCACCACATGGAGGGCAGTGTGGTGTTCGGTCCGGCGTACGAAGGCCCTCCCGGCCACTGCCACGGCGGGTTCATCGCCGCGATGTTCGACGAGCTGCTCGGCTTCGTACAGCTGGCTCCAGGCTTCACGGCGTACCTCCACGTCGAGTACCGCCGGCCCACCCCGCTCAACAAGGAGCTCCAGCTGCGAGGTTGGATCGAGTCGGTCGAGGGACGCAAGCGCATGATC is part of the Mycobacteriales bacterium genome and encodes:
- a CDS encoding PaaI family thioesterase, which encodes NPIAPPVNMTIVDDGNGEHHMEGSVVFGPAYEGPPGHCHGGFIAAMFDELLGFVQLAPGFTAYLHVEYRRPTPLNKELQLRGWIESVEGRKRMIRGTCHLDGVLLTEAHGLFIAPREGKDYLGLFGEPAGGTTG